One Fibrobacter sp. UWB5 DNA segment encodes these proteins:
- a CDS encoding U32 family peptidase, with protein sequence MNSSAQTSPELLLPVGTREMLEAAVNNGADAVYFGVPHWNARGRTEDFTFDDVRDMIRYARIHGVRTFLAMNVLVFERELQELPEFLEKIISLEPDAFIIQDIGLARLIRAICPNQEIHASTQMTLASAEGVNLVKSIGFNRAVLARELSVKEIAAIKAATDLELEVFIHGALCVSYSGQCLTSENFGGRSANRGQCAQSCRLPYRIFVDGKEYRDTDAQYLFSTRDLCALPKLPELEEIGVNSLKVEGRLKSPEYVAAVSRAYRKALNRIPLDAKDMEPLEVLFSRGLNTGWLDGDNHQELVNGTFSNHHGMVLGQVVKADRGQVIVGLDSAISDAGEKACYPQPGDGILFENAALGVSIGSRLYAAHVTHLPHAKRGDPKLLKLEFGREFDTRQIAVGMQVYRNDSPALERELRKTFTDREQLVRLPVHMTLSGKIGGPLKLSVYDTPKNAVEVEADFTLEEARNKGNDADKALRELAQKELSALSSTAYQLKHLDIQVDRGAFIPGKILRTLRQAAIEKLDEKRTEWKVLNPSAEAGKTFLNETRVKFKSGAASSGTPAANGTTHPIISVLVRNPDQIAALEGLAIENVIMDFDWGVKYDTPLEQIRELGFKAGMATLRIHKPGENHYLKNILRLCPDFALVRNLGALSILKESGIPLTGDYSLNAANSASYDWLLSQGLTTLHPSWDLNSTQLFDLLENIDGDRLELTLHQYMPAFHSEYCAFARALTTGRRFPECDKICTKHKVEILDHKGERHFLQSDAECRNTLFVGKPQSALKLLPRLRTAGVNHFRLEMLTEDAETVRRKVLIYTQAIQGKISIEDAIREAGIQEKYGLSEGQLFNESTWQDRKK encoded by the coding sequence ATGAATTCAAGCGCACAGACATCGCCAGAACTCCTGCTGCCCGTAGGCACGCGCGAAATGCTCGAAGCCGCCGTCAACAACGGAGCCGACGCCGTGTATTTCGGAGTCCCCCACTGGAACGCCCGAGGCCGCACCGAAGACTTTACCTTTGACGATGTCCGCGACATGATACGCTACGCCCGTATTCACGGGGTACGCACCTTCTTGGCCATGAATGTGCTCGTTTTTGAGCGCGAACTGCAAGAATTGCCTGAATTCCTCGAAAAAATCATTTCGCTTGAACCCGACGCCTTTATTATCCAAGATATCGGTCTTGCCCGCTTGATTCGCGCCATTTGTCCGAACCAGGAAATCCACGCCAGCACCCAGATGACGCTTGCCAGCGCCGAGGGAGTGAACCTGGTGAAATCCATCGGATTCAACCGCGCCGTACTCGCCCGCGAACTTTCGGTCAAGGAAATTGCCGCCATCAAGGCCGCCACCGACCTCGAACTCGAAGTATTCATTCACGGGGCGCTTTGCGTGAGTTACTCGGGCCAGTGCCTGACCAGCGAAAACTTTGGCGGTCGCAGCGCAAACCGCGGCCAGTGTGCCCAAAGTTGCCGACTCCCCTACCGCATCTTTGTAGACGGCAAGGAATACCGCGACACCGACGCCCAATACCTCTTTAGCACCCGCGACCTTTGCGCCCTCCCGAAACTCCCCGAACTTGAAGAAATCGGCGTAAATTCGCTCAAGGTGGAAGGCCGCCTCAAGAGCCCCGAATACGTAGCCGCCGTATCCCGCGCTTACCGCAAGGCATTGAACCGGATTCCGCTTGACGCCAAGGACATGGAGCCGCTCGAAGTGCTGTTCAGCCGCGGCCTCAACACCGGCTGGCTCGATGGCGATAACCACCAGGAGCTGGTGAACGGCACGTTCAGCAATCACCATGGTATGGTCCTCGGGCAAGTCGTGAAGGCAGACCGCGGGCAAGTCATTGTCGGTCTCGACAGCGCAATCTCCGACGCCGGCGAAAAAGCCTGCTACCCACAGCCAGGCGACGGCATTCTGTTTGAAAATGCGGCTCTCGGCGTGAGCATCGGCAGCCGCCTCTACGCCGCGCATGTCACGCATTTACCGCACGCAAAGCGCGGCGATCCCAAGCTCTTGAAGCTTGAATTCGGGCGAGAATTCGACACCCGCCAGATTGCGGTGGGCATGCAAGTTTATCGCAACGACTCGCCCGCACTTGAACGCGAGCTGCGCAAGACTTTTACGGACCGCGAACAACTCGTGCGCTTGCCGGTTCACATGACGCTTTCAGGAAAAATCGGCGGCCCGCTCAAGCTTTCCGTTTACGACACGCCGAAAAACGCCGTCGAAGTCGAGGCCGATTTTACCCTCGAAGAAGCCCGAAACAAGGGCAACGATGCCGACAAGGCTCTCCGAGAACTTGCCCAAAAGGAACTTTCGGCCTTAAGTTCGACCGCCTACCAGTTAAAGCACCTCGACATTCAGGTGGACCGCGGCGCGTTCATTCCCGGAAAGATTCTCCGCACGCTCCGTCAGGCCGCCATCGAAAAGCTCGACGAAAAGCGCACCGAATGGAAGGTTTTGAACCCGAGTGCAGAAGCCGGCAAAACCTTCTTGAACGAGACCCGCGTCAAGTTCAAGTCCGGCGCAGCGAGCAGCGGTACACCTGCCGCCAACGGCACCACGCACCCGATTATCAGTGTCCTTGTCCGCAATCCGGACCAAATCGCCGCCCTCGAAGGCCTCGCCATCGAAAACGTCATCATGGATTTCGACTGGGGCGTCAAATACGACACCCCGCTGGAACAAATCCGCGAGCTCGGCTTCAAGGCGGGCATGGCGACGCTTCGCATCCACAAGCCGGGCGAAAACCATTACCTCAAGAATATCCTGCGGCTTTGCCCGGACTTTGCCCTGGTGCGAAATCTGGGAGCGCTCTCGATTCTTAAAGAAAGCGGAATCCCGCTCACCGGCGACTACAGCCTGAACGCCGCCAACAGCGCAAGCTACGACTGGCTCCTCTCGCAGGGGCTAACCACGCTCCACCCCTCCTGGGATTTAAACAGCACACAACTTTTCGACCTTCTCGAAAACATCGACGGAGATCGCCTGGAACTCACACTGCACCAGTACATGCCCGCCTTCCATTCGGAATACTGCGCCTTCGCCCGCGCGCTTACCACGGGCCGCCGCTTCCCCGAATGCGACAAGATTTGCACCAAGCACAAGGTGGAAATCCTAGACCACAAGGGCGAACGCCATTTCTTGCAGAGCGACGCCGAATGCCGCAACACGCTCTTTGTGGGCAAGCCGCAGTCGGCCCTCAAACTGCTCCCCCGCCTACGCACCGCAGGCGTGAACCATTTCCGCCTCGAAATGCTCACCGAAGACGCCGAAACCGTGCGCCGCAAGGTGCTCATTTACACGCAAGCCATCCAGGGCAAAATCTCTATCGAAGATGCCATCCGCGAAGCGGGCATTCAAGAAAAGTACGGCCTTTCCGAAGGCCAGCTCTTTAACGAAAGCACCTGGCAAGACCGCAAGAAATAA
- a CDS encoding fibrobacter succinogenes major paralogous domain-containing protein has product MALKNFKSPWSYAVAIGSMFLFAACGDDSSSTKVAEPVDDPSSSSIAVETPDGEESSSSVIQSDNEGSSSNIDSLNSSSSISEESSSSKVPEPAEGATSSSSVEQNCSAILKGKSGWSWDVPKECRFNPDITYGTMTDSRDGQTYKIIKIGNQTWMAENLNYADSTNTPSLLERSWCYNKKPENCAVGGRLYTWAAAIDSVKFATDADNPQDCGYGKTCTLPTTVQGICPDGWHLPTQAEWETLFTEVGGQSMASDILKSLTGWYSNGSGTDDVGFSAIPAGFRYNNGHFIDSQYAYFWCASEYDSLQAHDMDLDYFYKSPKLFSFEKNYAFSVRCLKDDP; this is encoded by the coding sequence ATGGCTTTGAAAAATTTTAAGTCACCCTGGAGCTACGCTGTGGCGATAGGGTCCATGTTCCTTTTCGCAGCCTGCGGTGATGACAGCAGTTCCACTAAGGTTGCTGAGCCTGTCGATGATCCGTCAAGTTCGTCAATTGCGGTCGAGACTCCTGATGGAGAGGAATCTTCTTCCTCTGTCATCCAGAGCGATAATGAAGGGTCCAGCAGTAACATTGACTCGTTGAATTCATCCTCCAGCATTAGCGAAGAATCCAGCAGTTCCAAGGTCCCTGAGCCTGCCGAGGGGGCCACTAGCAGCTCGTCAGTTGAACAGAACTGCTCGGCAATTTTAAAGGGAAAGTCTGGCTGGAGTTGGGATGTTCCTAAAGAATGTCGATTTAACCCGGATATTACCTATGGCACGATGACTGACTCTCGTGACGGTCAAACCTACAAAATCATAAAGATTGGCAATCAGACATGGATGGCAGAAAATCTGAACTATGCTGATAGTACGAACACTCCGAGCTTGTTGGAACGCAGTTGGTGTTATAACAAGAAGCCCGAAAACTGTGCCGTGGGAGGACGCCTTTACACTTGGGCGGCAGCCATTGACTCGGTAAAATTTGCTACCGATGCCGATAATCCCCAGGATTGCGGTTACGGCAAGACATGCACGCTTCCGACAACAGTTCAGGGCATTTGCCCCGATGGCTGGCATCTGCCGACACAAGCAGAATGGGAAACTTTGTTTACTGAGGTGGGCGGACAATCGATGGCTAGCGATATTTTGAAATCGCTAACAGGTTGGTATTCTAATGGCAGCGGTACGGATGATGTGGGCTTTTCTGCAATCCCTGCTGGCTTCAGATACAACAATGGTCACTTCATTGATAGTCAGTATGCCTATTTCTGGTGTGCCTCTGAGTATGATAGCCTCCAAGCCCACGACATGGACTTGGATTACTTTTACAAGAGTCCGAAACTGTTCAGTTTTGAAAAAAATTACGCCTTTTCAGTTCGTTGTCTAAAGGACGACCCATAG
- a CDS encoding peptidylprolyl isomerase has product MEMIQDKLKVSIAYSLKERTGKILEEVPANYPFVYIHGFNNIIPGLEDALEGRHLNESFTVDIPFEQGYGPYRPDLVMEVPKDELREVGEIWLGMELEMYMDEDVREFQLPETADEFVDGLNLDDDDESDGIYTIKEIKKDTVVVDGNHPFAGKDLTFDVTVVAIEQPSFTELESGYPDREEDFDHFDDGFDGADGEDFDDNNHNRRWR; this is encoded by the coding sequence ATGGAAATGATTCAAGACAAGCTGAAGGTCAGCATTGCCTATTCCTTAAAGGAACGCACCGGAAAGATTCTCGAAGAAGTGCCCGCGAACTACCCGTTCGTGTACATTCACGGGTTCAACAATATTATTCCGGGGCTTGAAGACGCGCTGGAAGGCCGTCACTTGAATGAAAGTTTTACTGTCGATATTCCGTTTGAACAGGGCTACGGCCCCTACCGCCCCGACTTGGTGATGGAAGTTCCGAAGGACGAACTCCGCGAAGTGGGCGAAATTTGGCTCGGCATGGAGCTCGAGATGTACATGGACGAAGACGTGCGCGAATTCCAGCTGCCCGAGACGGCAGACGAGTTCGTGGACGGGCTGAATCTGGACGATGACGACGAATCCGACGGAATTTACACGATCAAGGAAATCAAGAAGGACACCGTGGTCGTGGACGGGAACCACCCCTTTGCAGGCAAGGACCTGACTTTCGACGTGACGGTGGTCGCCATCGAGCAGCCGAGTTTTACCGAGCTCGAAAGCGGCTACCCCGACCGCGAAGAAGATTTTGACCATTTTGACGACGGCTTCGACGGGGCCGACGGCGAAGATTTTGACGACAACAACCACAACAGGAGATGGCGCTAA
- a CDS encoding PHP domain-containing protein, producing MQKGYPTIITENGGYADLHMHTKLSDGNLSVEELLVLCKRKGLRCISITDHDNLDSYNLAAEPAKEIGLELIPGIEISAVWQGKDIHILGYFCDPTNLALNMELQDFAKQRVTRAKAIIKKLNALGIDITYEKVATYCKGKVIGRPHIAMSMVDEEYISNFSEAFTKYLGDGCVAFVEKKGLNPQQTIKLIENAGGIAVLAHPYKSGLSDEFIENMVEWGVQGIEVYSPAQKGAVGRKYKEMAQKFGLVGTGGSDFHTEAGAYPPNCMKMPYSVVNALRERREKLRAEWY from the coding sequence ATGCAAAAGGGGTATCCCACAATCATCACAGAGAATGGCGGGTATGCGGACCTCCACATGCACACCAAGCTTTCGGATGGTAACCTTTCGGTCGAAGAACTGCTCGTGCTCTGCAAACGCAAGGGCCTCCGTTGCATTTCGATTACCGACCACGACAACCTGGATAGCTACAACCTCGCCGCCGAACCCGCCAAGGAAATCGGGCTTGAACTCATTCCCGGCATCGAAATTTCGGCCGTGTGGCAAGGCAAGGACATCCACATCCTGGGATATTTCTGCGACCCTACGAACCTCGCCCTGAACATGGAACTGCAGGATTTCGCAAAGCAGCGAGTCACCCGCGCAAAAGCCATCATCAAAAAGCTGAACGCGCTGGGCATCGACATCACCTACGAAAAGGTTGCCACCTACTGCAAGGGCAAGGTTATCGGCCGCCCGCATATCGCCATGTCCATGGTCGACGAAGAATACATTTCGAACTTCTCCGAAGCATTCACCAAATATTTAGGTGACGGCTGCGTAGCCTTTGTCGAAAAGAAGGGCCTGAACCCGCAGCAGACCATCAAGCTTATCGAAAATGCCGGCGGAATCGCCGTCCTCGCCCACCCCTACAAGTCGGGGCTTTCCGACGAGTTCATCGAGAACATGGTGGAATGGGGCGTACAAGGGATCGAAGTCTACAGCCCCGCCCAGAAGGGAGCTGTCGGCCGCAAGTACAAGGAAATGGCCCAAAAGTTCGGCCTCGTGGGCACCGGCGGTTCGGACTTCCATACCGAAGCGGGCGCCTACCCGCCCAACTGCATGAAAATGCCCTACTCCGTCGTGAACGCCCTGCGCGAACGCCGTGAAAAACTGAGAGCGGAATGGTACTAA
- a CDS encoding viroplasmin family protein — MPKQKFYAIKSPNENKIVMTWAECEKLTHGVKGVLFKSFGSRAEAEAWIAGMEAPVPDGIRVFVDGSFSPDFPKSGWAFVVTENDVEIARGSGITAFDAESRNIDGEVMASFQAMRWLDSNDKTGTICHDYEGIARWAKGEWQAKSNIAKRYVAAAQPYLHRVSFEKVEAHTGVKWNELVDKLAKEAIARAKKK; from the coding sequence ATGCCTAAACAGAAATTCTATGCGATAAAGTCCCCGAACGAAAACAAAATCGTCATGACGTGGGCTGAGTGCGAAAAACTGACCCATGGTGTGAAGGGCGTGCTTTTTAAATCGTTCGGTTCGCGTGCCGAAGCAGAGGCTTGGATCGCTGGAATGGAGGCTCCTGTACCCGATGGAATCCGCGTGTTTGTAGATGGTTCTTTTTCGCCGGATTTTCCGAAATCGGGCTGGGCATTCGTGGTAACGGAAAACGATGTCGAAATCGCCCGTGGTTCTGGCATTACCGCTTTTGACGCGGAAAGCCGGAATATTGACGGCGAAGTCATGGCGTCTTTCCAGGCCATGCGCTGGCTTGATTCCAACGACAAGACGGGTACGATTTGCCATGATTACGAAGGCATTGCCCGCTGGGCTAAAGGTGAATGGCAGGCAAAGAGCAATATCGCCAAGCGTTATGTGGCGGCAGCCCAGCCATACTTGCATCGCGTGAGTTTCGAAAAGGTAGAAGCCCATACCGGCGTCAAGTGGAACGAATTGGTTGATAAGCTTGCCAAAGAAGCGATTGCCCGCGCCAAGAAAAAGTAG
- a CDS encoding thioredoxin domain-containing protein produces MKRLPIVALAVCFAGLVACNQASAGGSFNQQARLDNLEKDFKQVKEEFEIIKYALDKRGISLEQARAEMEADNKVWDIPDEDSPVFGNTKNPKLTIVEFTEFQCPYCSRIAPVMKELNEKYPDKIKFVYKHFPLSFHSNARAAAASSIAAHKQGKFWEYRYALAPHSRELGDSIYVEVAKQIGLNVDQFKKDMVLDSAMNARIDKDFQLGTEVGVQGTPNFYINGKRQDRFSPELVEKLLKEAK; encoded by the coding sequence ATGAAACGTCTCCCCATTGTTGCTCTCGCAGTATGTTTCGCTGGTCTCGTTGCCTGCAATCAGGCTTCCGCCGGCGGTTCGTTCAACCAGCAGGCCAGGCTTGATAACCTCGAAAAGGATTTCAAGCAGGTCAAGGAAGAATTCGAAATCATCAAGTATGCCCTCGACAAGCGCGGCATTTCCTTGGAACAGGCCCGCGCCGAAATGGAAGCGGATAACAAGGTTTGGGACATTCCCGACGAAGATAGCCCGGTCTTTGGCAACACCAAGAACCCGAAGCTCACGATTGTTGAATTTACCGAATTCCAGTGCCCGTACTGCTCCCGCATCGCTCCGGTCATGAAGGAACTCAACGAAAAGTATCCGGACAAGATCAAGTTCGTTTACAAGCACTTCCCGCTCAGCTTCCACTCCAACGCTCGCGCCGCTGCCGCTTCTTCTATCGCTGCTCACAAGCAGGGCAAGTTCTGGGAATACCGCTACGCTCTCGCTCCGCATAGCCGCGAACTCGGCGACTCCATCTATGTGGAAGTTGCAAAGCAGATCGGTTTGAACGTGGATCAGTTCAAGAAGGACATGGTGCTCGACTCTGCCATGAACGCCCGTATCGACAAGGACTTCCAGCTCGGTACCGAAGTCGGCGTGCAGGGTACTCCGAACTTCTACATCAACGGCAAGCGTCAGGACCGTTTCAGCCCCGAACTGGTTGAAAAGCTCCTCAAGGAAGCCAAGTAA
- a CDS encoding type II toxin-antitoxin system Phd/YefM family antitoxin: MPTYKNIKPISYIKANAAKVLDHVNDTRAPYIVTQNGEARGVILDTETFQMMQDGLKLFKLFAQSEAEFSKGKTINQKDLFDSLEKELNAL; this comes from the coding sequence ATGCCAACCTATAAAAATATCAAGCCGATTTCTTACATTAAGGCAAACGCTGCAAAAGTGCTAGACCATGTAAATGACACTCGTGCACCCTACATCGTCACGCAAAACGGTGAAGCTCGCGGCGTAATCCTCGATACCGAGACATTCCAAATGATGCAGGACGGCTTAAAGTTGTTTAAGCTTTTCGCTCAAAGCGAAGCCGAATTTTCAAAAGGAAAAACAATCAATCAAAAAGACCTCTTTGATTCCTTGGAGAAAGAACTAAATGCCCTCTAA
- a CDS encoding 23S rRNA (pseudouridine(1915)-N(3))-methyltransferase RlmH, which yields MKWVLAVFGKAGSPFIADEVDKYVKRLRGGMFPLEVVELKESKIDDRVQALAQEATLFDKKFPKSEYKRVILSEEGKLMDTVKLSDTLRDRFPGNIVFLIGSAYGIDENLKKTADLLLSLSPLTFTHDHARVLFAEQLYRVQMVMQNHPYHHR from the coding sequence ATGAAATGGGTCTTGGCTGTTTTTGGTAAGGCAGGTTCGCCGTTCATTGCCGACGAGGTCGACAAGTACGTCAAACGTTTGCGTGGGGGAATGTTCCCGCTCGAAGTCGTGGAACTCAAGGAGTCCAAGATAGACGACCGTGTGCAGGCGTTGGCGCAAGAAGCGACACTTTTTGACAAGAAATTCCCGAAGTCCGAATACAAGCGCGTCATTTTGTCCGAAGAGGGCAAGTTGATGGATACGGTCAAGCTTTCGGATACGCTCCGGGACCGTTTTCCGGGAAATATCGTGTTCTTGATCGGGTCGGCCTACGGCATCGACGAGAACCTGAAAAAGACTGCCGACTTGCTCCTTTCGCTTTCGCCGTTGACCTTTACCCATGACCATGCCCGCGTGCTTTTCGCCGAACAGCTTTACCGCGTTCAGATGGTGATGCAAAACCACCCCTATCATCATAGATGA
- a CDS encoding metallophosphoesterase, with the protein MLYGICSDIHSNAVAFEAVLASMKDNGVERRVCLGDLVGYGADPDESVRLARENMDICIIGNHDSVAIKHESSAGFNPYAKQAIEWTQNHLSDDSISYLRSLPYVCEENDICFVHASPLSPADWVYVTELEDALDAFEHFKGRYCFVGHTHSPVIVASRPNAIPKILDEYEYRIEDTERLLVNVGSVGQPRDRDPRSCWCLLDTETMCVRLIRVDYDVFETQERMKKAGMPSFLIDRLSVGR; encoded by the coding sequence ATGCTATACGGTATTTGTTCTGATATCCATTCTAACGCGGTGGCTTTCGAGGCGGTTCTTGCCTCTATGAAAGACAACGGGGTAGAACGGAGGGTTTGTCTGGGTGATTTAGTGGGTTATGGTGCGGATCCTGACGAAAGCGTTCGTCTGGCTCGCGAAAATATGGACATTTGCATTATCGGTAACCACGACAGCGTGGCGATCAAGCACGAGTCCAGCGCCGGGTTCAACCCCTATGCCAAGCAGGCCATCGAATGGACGCAGAACCACTTGTCGGATGATTCGATTTCGTACCTGCGTTCGCTGCCGTATGTTTGCGAAGAAAACGACATTTGCTTTGTGCATGCCTCTCCGCTTTCGCCCGCGGACTGGGTGTACGTGACCGAGCTCGAAGACGCCCTCGACGCCTTTGAACATTTCAAGGGCCGCTACTGCTTTGTGGGCCATACGCACAGCCCGGTGATTGTGGCGAGTCGCCCGAACGCCATCCCCAAGATTCTGGACGAATACGAATACAGGATCGAAGACACGGAACGCCTGTTGGTGAACGTGGGCAGCGTGGGCCAGCCGCGTGATCGCGATCCGCGCTCTTGCTGGTGTCTGCTGGATACCGAGACCATGTGTGTGCGCTTGATTCGTGTCGATTACGATGTGTTCGAAACGCAGGAACGCATGAAAAAGGCCGGCATGCCGAGTTTCTTGATTGACCGTCTGAGTGTAGGCCGCTAG
- a CDS encoding peptide chain release factor 3 — translation MNSEIEKRRTFAIVSHPDAGKTTITEKFLWYGNVIREAGHVRAKANRSYTVSDWMKIEQQRGISVSSSVLNFPFEGCMFNLVDTPGHQDFCEDTYRALTAVDAALVLIDSVNGVEKQTIKLMDVCRMRHTPIITFINKMDLDGRHVLDLLDEIESILKIKVAPFTLPIGVGKLFKGVYSIAENTFHTFNKEEGHQEIIQMEGPDDPRLVEMCGENWVAQFKEEYEMVTGAMDPFDHEKFLKGEMCPVFFGSAVNNFGVRQLLNAFAKLAPPPMVRETDKRPVSPDENAFSAFVFKIQANMDPKHRDRTAFLRICSGSFTRGEKVYHVRTGREIRLAAPTAFLAKDKEVIDHAWAGDIVGINDPGLFRIGDTLTDGEKINFTGIPDFAPEHFARVTLLNPLKSKQMAKGLAELSEEGATQLYEPLKSAIPVIGVVGELQFDVLKFRLQSEYGADVSLDRVPAHGIRWVSGPEKDVAKFAEEYAMDCMMDKERNLVCLFPNEYRLNLAIKNYENLTFAATSQG, via the coding sequence ATGAATTCCGAAATCGAAAAACGCCGCACTTTTGCTATTGTCAGCCACCCTGACGCGGGTAAGACCACCATCACCGAAAAGTTCCTGTGGTACGGAAACGTGATTCGCGAAGCGGGCCACGTGCGCGCCAAGGCAAACCGTAGCTACACGGTGAGTGACTGGATGAAGATCGAACAGCAGCGTGGTATTTCGGTTTCGAGTTCCGTGCTGAATTTTCCGTTCGAAGGTTGCATGTTCAACCTGGTCGATACCCCGGGGCACCAGGACTTCTGCGAAGACACCTACCGCGCCTTGACCGCTGTGGATGCCGCCCTCGTGCTTATTGATAGCGTGAACGGTGTAGAAAAACAGACCATCAAGCTCATGGATGTGTGCCGCATGCGCCATACACCCATCATCACGTTTATCAACAAGATGGACTTGGATGGCCGCCACGTGCTCGACCTGCTCGATGAAATCGAAAGCATTTTGAAAATCAAGGTCGCCCCCTTTACGCTCCCCATTGGCGTGGGTAAGCTGTTTAAGGGCGTGTATTCTATTGCCGAAAATACCTTCCACACCTTCAATAAAGAAGAAGGCCATCAGGAAATCATCCAGATGGAAGGCCCGGATGATCCGCGCCTCGTGGAAATGTGCGGCGAAAACTGGGTCGCCCAGTTCAAGGAAGAATACGAGATGGTGACCGGTGCCATGGACCCGTTCGACCACGAAAAATTCCTGAAGGGCGAAATGTGCCCCGTGTTCTTCGGTTCTGCGGTGAACAACTTCGGTGTGCGCCAGCTGTTGAACGCCTTTGCAAAGCTTGCGCCGCCTCCGATGGTGCGCGAAACCGACAAGCGCCCGGTGAGCCCCGACGAAAACGCCTTCAGCGCCTTCGTGTTCAAGATTCAGGCCAATATGGACCCCAAGCACCGCGACCGTACGGCATTCCTGCGCATTTGCTCGGGCAGCTTTACCCGTGGAGAAAAGGTTTATCATGTGCGCACGGGCCGCGAAATCCGCTTGGCCGCCCCGACCGCCTTCCTCGCGAAGGATAAGGAAGTCATCGACCACGCCTGGGCTGGCGATATCGTGGGTATCAATGACCCGGGTCTGTTCCGCATTGGCGATACGCTGACTGACGGCGAAAAAATCAACTTTACCGGCATCCCGGACTTTGCTCCGGAACACTTTGCCCGCGTAACGCTCCTAAACCCGCTTAAGTCTAAGCAGATGGCGAAGGGCCTTGCCGAACTGAGTGAAGAAGGCGCAACTCAGCTGTACGAACCGCTCAAGTCCGCTATCCCCGTGATTGGTGTGGTGGGTGAGTTGCAGTTCGACGTGCTCAAGTTCCGCCTGCAGAGCGAATATGGTGCCGATGTGTCGCTGGACCGCGTGCCCGCTCACGGAATCCGCTGGGTTTCTGGCCCCGAAAAGGATGTGGCCAAGTTCGCCGAAGAATACGCCATGGACTGCATGATGGACAAGGAACGTAACCTCGTTTGCCTGTTCCCGAACGAATACCGCTTGAACCTTGCTATCAAGAACTACGAGAACCTGACCTTCGCCGCCACCTCGCAAGGGTAA
- a CDS encoding type II toxin-antitoxin system RelE/ParE family toxin — MPSKKIIVEWSESASLDLKSIILHIATSSPKNAKDSLARIKKECQVLEKFPDLGKIPAELEYLQINGFREIVVSPWRIFYRKEEYRVKVLAVVDSRRDLDDALWTRMMFPII; from the coding sequence ATGCCCTCTAAGAAAATCATTGTAGAATGGTCTGAATCGGCATCTCTCGACTTGAAGTCCATCATCTTGCATATTGCAACGAGTAGCCCCAAAAACGCCAAAGACTCGCTTGCTAGAATAAAAAAGGAATGCCAAGTCCTTGAAAAGTTTCCAGATTTGGGCAAAATTCCTGCGGAATTAGAATATTTGCAAATCAACGGATTCCGGGAAATCGTTGTAAGCCCCTGGAGAATTTTTTATCGCAAAGAAGAATACCGCGTAAAGGTTTTAGCAGTTGTCGATTCCAGACGCGATCTAGATGACGCGCTTTGGACACGTATGATGTTCCCGATTATATAG
- the rpiA gene encoding ribose-5-phosphate isomerase RpiA has protein sequence MASMDELKKAAGVRAADMIKDGMTVGLGTGSTAAHMVNRLAERIKTEGLHVVGVSTSWSTTLQCRSLGIPLKEMGEVSHLDMVIDGADEIDDQRNLIKGRGAAHLLEKIVASMTDNYVIIADSGKKVNKLGEKFAVPLEIIPGAIAVVTERVKKLGGDLKVRMGAPGKDGPVISDSGNLIADAKFGIIEDADKLARDLEHIVGIVGHGLFVGMATKVILADADKGLVEF, from the coding sequence ATGGCATCGATGGACGAACTCAAGAAGGCTGCAGGCGTTCGCGCGGCAGATATGATCAAGGACGGCATGACCGTGGGTCTTGGAACGGGTAGCACCGCCGCCCACATGGTGAACCGCCTTGCCGAGCGCATCAAGACGGAAGGCCTGCATGTTGTGGGCGTGAGCACGAGCTGGAGCACCACGCTGCAGTGCCGTAGCCTCGGCATTCCGCTGAAGGAAATGGGCGAAGTTTCTCACCTGGACATGGTGATTGACGGTGCCGACGAAATCGACGACCAGCGCAATTTGATCAAGGGCCGTGGCGCTGCCCACCTGCTCGAAAAGATTGTCGCCTCGATGACGGACAACTACGTGATTATCGCAGACAGCGGCAAGAAGGTGAACAAGCTCGGCGAAAAGTTCGCCGTACCGCTGGAAATCATTCCGGGTGCCATCGCCGTGGTGACCGAACGCGTAAAGAAGCTCGGCGGCGACCTCAAGGTGCGTATGGGCGCTCCGGGCAAGGACGGCCCGGTCATCAGTGATAGCGGCAACCTGATTGCAGACGCCAAGTTCGGCATTATCGAAGACGCCGACAAGCTCGCCCGCGACCTGGAACACATCGTGGGTATCGTGGGTCATGGCCTGTTCGTGGGCATGGCCACCAAGGTGATTCTCGCCGACGCCGACAAGGGCCTGGTAGAGTTCTAG